The proteins below come from a single Mesobacillus jeotgali genomic window:
- a CDS encoding cobalamin-binding protein, whose protein sequence is MRVISLCPSNTEIMEFLELTDLLVGVDDFSDWPESVKTLPQLGPDLSINLDLVEELKPDLVLASLSVPGMEKNIEGLDARNIPYIVLNPQSLADIENDLITTANALYMPERGQEAAARFRSRLENIKQKAAGIGQRPKLYWEWWPKPVFTPGSINWLTEVSEAAGAENTFKDVELASVQTDWDDVKSRNPDYICVAWVGVRKQKVKKELVINRPGWEELEAVRNDRILILEEELYCRPSPRLLDGLEKLYHLIHN, encoded by the coding sequence GTCATATCATTATGTCCCAGCAATACAGAAATCATGGAATTCCTTGAGCTGACGGATCTCCTTGTCGGTGTCGATGATTTTTCAGACTGGCCTGAATCGGTAAAAACACTGCCTCAGCTCGGACCTGACCTATCGATTAACCTTGACCTCGTCGAGGAATTGAAGCCAGACCTAGTCCTTGCGTCATTAAGCGTTCCGGGAATGGAAAAGAATATTGAAGGCCTTGATGCGCGCAATATTCCTTATATCGTATTGAATCCGCAATCCCTAGCCGATATAGAAAATGATTTAATCACTACGGCCAATGCCCTGTACATGCCTGAACGCGGCCAGGAAGCCGCAGCCAGGTTCAGGAGCAGACTGGAGAACATCAAGCAAAAAGCAGCAGGTATCGGCCAAAGACCAAAGCTTTACTGGGAATGGTGGCCAAAGCCGGTATTCACTCCTGGCAGCATCAACTGGCTGACAGAAGTGTCTGAGGCTGCCGGTGCTGAAAATACTTTTAAGGACGTTGAGCTCGCAAGCGTGCAGACGGACTGGGATGATGTGAAATCGCGAAACCCGGATTACATCTGTGTCGCCTGGGTCGGCGTCAGGAAGCAAAAGGTGAAGAAAGAATTGGTCATCAACAGGCCTGGATGGGAGGAACTTGAAGCTGTGAGGAATGACCGGATCCTGATTCTCGAAGAAGAGCTATACTGCCGTCCCTCCCCAAGGCTTCTCGATGGCCTGGAAAAACTGTATCATCTCATTCATAACTAA